From a single Bacteroidota bacterium genomic region:
- a CDS encoding helix-turn-helix transcriptional regulator has translation MYSSELIKGTLKTIILKLLKDNQRMYGYEITQRVKDLTAGKIQLTEGALYPSLHALEAEGILTTETEYIGKRVRKYYSLSPQGKTVSNEKISEFTDFMNTMKFLLDIKTDLA, from the coding sequence ATCTACTCTTCCGAACTCATAAAAGGCACATTAAAAACCATCATACTAAAACTCCTGAAAGACAATCAGCGCATGTACGGATATGAAATCACACAACGCGTAAAGGATCTCACCGCAGGTAAAATTCAATTGACGGAAGGTGCGCTGTATCCCTCCTTGCATGCATTGGAAGCGGAAGGGATACTCACCACCGAGACGGAGTATATCGGCAAGCGTGTACGAAAATATTATTCATTGAGTCCGCAGGGTAAAACGGTCTCGAATGAAAAAATCAGTGAGTTCACTGACTTTATGAATACCATGAAATTTCTGCTCGACATTAAAACCGATCTGGCATAA